A genomic stretch from Desulfocurvibacter africanus subsp. africanus DSM 2603 includes:
- a CDS encoding 2-oxoacid:ferredoxin oxidoreductase subunit beta → MVDIKDYPEFETAWCPGCGNFPLRKAMRQALANLGLEPHQVVFVSGIGQAAKAPHYIPCNLFNGLHGRALPPAQAIKLALPQATVIVESGDGDMYGEGGNHFIAAIRRNVDITAVVHDNQIYGLTKGQASPTTMPGHKTKAQPFGAPSDAFNPVAVAVAMRANFVARGFVGDMDHLAELIVQAVRQPGFALVDVFQPCVSFNKVNTFQWYKQHCYRLDESYDPTDWRQAMDKAVEFGERIPTGVIYKGDRPTFEDRLPTAPKEPLARRGVDREALKRIMSTYGAPLKRPTKKAGP, encoded by the coding sequence ATGGTGGATATCAAGGACTACCCCGAATTCGAGACGGCCTGGTGCCCCGGCTGCGGCAACTTTCCCCTGCGCAAGGCCATGCGCCAAGCCCTGGCGAACCTCGGGCTGGAGCCGCACCAGGTGGTCTTCGTCTCGGGCATAGGCCAGGCGGCCAAGGCCCCGCACTACATTCCCTGCAATCTGTTCAACGGTCTGCACGGCCGGGCCTTGCCGCCGGCCCAGGCCATCAAGCTGGCCTTGCCCCAGGCCACGGTCATCGTGGAATCGGGCGACGGCGACATGTACGGCGAGGGCGGCAACCACTTCATCGCAGCAATCCGCCGCAACGTGGACATAACGGCCGTGGTGCACGACAATCAGATTTACGGCCTGACCAAGGGCCAGGCCAGCCCCACGACCATGCCGGGCCACAAGACCAAGGCCCAGCCCTTTGGCGCGCCCAGCGATGCCTTCAACCCAGTGGCCGTGGCCGTGGCCATGCGCGCCAATTTCGTGGCTCGCGGCTTCGTGGGCGACATGGACCACTTGGCCGAGCTTATCGTCCAGGCCGTGCGCCAGCCCGGTTTCGCCTTGGTGGACGTGTTCCAGCCCTGCGTGTCCTTCAATAAGGTAAACACCTTCCAGTGGTATAAGCAGCATTGCTACCGGCTCGACGAATCGTACGACCCCACGGATTGGCGGCAGGCCATGGACAAGGCCGTGGAGTTCGGCGAGCGCATTCCCACCGGCGTGATCTACAAGGGCGACCGGCCGACCTTCGAGGACCGTCTGCCCACCGCGCCCAAGGAGCCGCTGGCCAGGCGCGGCGTGGACCGGGAGGCGCTCAAACGCATCATGTCCACCTACGGCGCGCCGCTCAAGCGGCCGACCAAGAAGGCCGGCCCGTAA
- a CDS encoding YkgJ family cysteine cluster protein, producing MQEKSTQSPAPGPISRSASEQDATQAFLESLPEIGLQETFRFACHPGVRCFNACCGDLTLTITPYDALRLRRALGEDSRTFITNRGTLVVAPDTGFPLLQLRMMTGPGKPCPFVTAKGCSVYEHRPAACRTYPLGRATRLTSSGNIEQQFFLVREAHCRGFEEERDWTPAMWLTDQGLEDYNRSNDRLTDIMGRQKLTGQPIANRHTNMAFLALYQPDNFHKFIEDMKIFERLDLDEDRKRAILGDEEETLRFAMDWLELALFGNCANLRRKA from the coding sequence ATGCAAGAAAAATCCACACAATCCCCCGCGCCTGGCCCTATATCCAGATCCGCATCCGAGCAGGACGCAACTCAGGCCTTTTTGGAGAGCCTGCCCGAGATCGGGCTCCAGGAAACGTTCCGTTTCGCCTGCCATCCGGGAGTGCGTTGCTTCAATGCCTGCTGCGGGGACCTGACCCTGACCATAACGCCCTATGACGCCCTGCGCCTGCGGCGCGCCCTTGGCGAGGACAGTCGGACCTTTATCACCAACCGAGGCACGCTCGTGGTCGCCCCGGACACCGGCTTCCCCTTGCTCCAGCTCAGAATGATGACCGGTCCTGGCAAGCCATGTCCCTTCGTCACGGCCAAGGGCTGCTCGGTGTACGAGCACCGGCCGGCGGCTTGCCGCACCTACCCCTTGGGACGGGCCACGCGCCTGACCTCCTCGGGCAACATCGAGCAGCAGTTTTTCCTGGTGCGCGAGGCCCACTGTCGCGGATTCGAGGAAGAGCGAGACTGGACCCCCGCGATGTGGCTCACGGATCAGGGCCTGGAGGACTACAATCGCTCCAACGACCGGCTCACGGACATCATGGGCCGTCAGAAGCTGACCGGCCAGCCCATAGCCAACCGGCACACGAACATGGCATTCCTGGCCCTGTATCAGCCGGACAACTTCCACAAGTTCATCGAAGATATGAAGATTTTCGAGCGGCTGGATCTGGATGAGGACCGCAAGCGGGCCATATTGGGAGACGAGGAAGAAACCCTGCGTTTCGCCATGGACTGGCTGGAATTGGCGCTTTTCGGCAACTGCGCGAACCTGCGGAGGAAAGCATGA
- the rfaE2 gene encoding D-glycero-beta-D-manno-heptose 1-phosphate adenylyltransferase: MSPLRLPANPKLRSRSEIIAVLAPLRPVSSIVFTNGCYDILHPGHVDLLQRARSMGDVLVLGLNSDESVRRLKGPTRPVNRLAERAFVLAGLECVDYIVSFDEDTPLELIKAVQPKVLIKGGDWSVENIVGRDVVEAAGGSVHSLPLLPGYSTTGLIRRLCQLGE; this comes from the coding sequence ATGAGCCCACTACGTCTTCCCGCCAATCCCAAGCTGCGCTCGCGCAGCGAGATCATCGCCGTGCTGGCTCCCTTGCGGCCGGTGTCGAGCATCGTATTCACCAACGGCTGCTACGATATCCTGCATCCCGGACATGTGGACCTGCTGCAGCGAGCCAGGTCCATGGGCGATGTGCTCGTGCTCGGACTCAATTCCGACGAATCCGTGCGGCGGCTCAAAGGTCCTACCCGGCCCGTGAATCGCTTGGCCGAACGCGCCTTTGTCCTGGCCGGTCTGGAGTGCGTGGACTATATCGTGTCCTTTGATGAGGATACCCCGCTTGAGCTTATCAAGGCCGTACAACCGAAGGTTCTGATCAAGGGCGGGGACTGGAGCGTGGAGAACATCGTGGGCCGGGATGTGGTGGAGGCCGCCGGCGGCAGCGTGCACAGCCTGCCGCTTCTGCCCGGCTATTCGACTACCGGGCTCATCCGTCGGCTTTGCCAGCTTGGAGAATAG
- a CDS encoding RrF2 family transcriptional regulator: MRLSTRSRYGARMVLDMALYGNAGLVRLSDLAVRLDVSVKYLEKLVRELQKAGYVYSKRGPTGGHGLARDVAEISVGEVVRLLEGDHALTMCAQEDQICKHVDDCIMRKVWTDASEAMFAALDAVTFADLVREAKDKQFSCDFSLKKL, from the coding sequence ATGCGCCTTTCGACTCGCAGCCGCTACGGGGCAAGAATGGTCCTGGACATGGCTCTTTACGGCAACGCGGGCCTAGTGCGGCTCTCGGACTTGGCCGTGCGGCTCGATGTATCGGTGAAGTATCTGGAAAAGCTCGTGCGCGAGCTGCAGAAAGCCGGATACGTCTACAGCAAGCGTGGTCCCACTGGTGGGCACGGTCTCGCTCGAGATGTTGCGGAGATTTCCGTGGGCGAGGTGGTCCGGCTGTTGGAAGGCGATCATGCCCTGACCATGTGCGCCCAGGAAGACCAGATCTGCAAGCATGTGGATGATTGCATCATGCGCAAGGTCTGGACCGATGCCAGCGAGGCCATGTTCGCTGCGCTAGACGCGGTTACGTTCGCCGATCTCGTACGCGAGGCCAAGGATAAGCAATTCAGCTGCGATTTCAGCCTCAAGAAGCTGTAG
- a CDS encoding secondary thiamine-phosphate synthase enzyme YjbQ, whose translation MISFRKELWLEAPTRRAFINITPQVEQCLRESGIHEGLCLVNAMHITASVFINDDEPGLHHDYDAWLERLAPHAPVSQYRHNVGEDNADAHMKRQIMGREVVVAVTDGRLDFGTWERIFYGEFDGRRRKRVLVKIIGE comes from the coding sequence TTGATATCCTTCCGCAAAGAGCTGTGGCTCGAAGCGCCGACGCGCCGCGCCTTCATCAACATAACGCCGCAGGTAGAGCAATGCCTGCGCGAGTCCGGCATCCACGAAGGGCTTTGCCTGGTAAACGCCATGCACATCACGGCCAGCGTGTTCATCAACGATGACGAGCCCGGCCTGCACCACGACTACGACGCATGGCTTGAGCGGCTCGCGCCGCACGCGCCCGTGTCCCAGTACCGCCACAACGTGGGCGAGGACAATGCCGACGCACACATGAAACGGCAGATCATGGGCCGCGAAGTGGTCGTGGCCGTCACGGACGGCAGACTCGATTTCGGCACATGGGAACGCATCTTCTACGGCGAATTCGACGGCAGGCGGCGCAAGCGGGTGCTCGTGAAGATCATTGGGGAGTGA
- a CDS encoding ammonium transporter produces the protein MNAADTSFVLVSAALVMFMTPGLALFYAGMVRAKNVLGTTMQSFTLLGLASIVWAVAGYSLSFGSDIGGIIGGLDYLFLNGVGGEANGPVDNLPHAAFMIFQCMFAVITPALITGAFAERMRFGAFLVFSTLWLILVYSPMCHWVWGGGWMGKMGALDFAGGAVVHMSSAAAALAGALVLGKRRGFGREPLMPHNLPMTILGAGILWFGWFGFNAGSALAANGTAANAFVATHLASAAAAMSWIFVEWHHRGKPTTLGGASGAVAGLVAITPAAGFVGPMAGIIIGAVAGVLCYGGIMLKGKFKYDDALDVVGIHGVGGTWGALATGIFATMNAKGLIAGNPGQVWIQIVSIVATWAFCFIVSYILFKLVDATIGLRISEEDEVRGLDVSEHKEAGYQI, from the coding sequence ATGAATGCGGCGGATACCTCTTTCGTACTGGTCAGCGCGGCCCTGGTCATGTTCATGACCCCGGGCCTGGCGCTTTTCTATGCTGGCATGGTCCGGGCCAAGAACGTGCTCGGAACCACCATGCAGAGCTTCACCCTGCTCGGGCTGGCCTCCATCGTATGGGCCGTGGCCGGGTACTCGCTTTCCTTCGGATCGGATATCGGCGGGATCATCGGCGGGCTCGACTACCTGTTCCTGAACGGCGTCGGCGGCGAAGCCAACGGACCTGTGGACAACCTGCCCCACGCGGCCTTCATGATCTTCCAGTGCATGTTCGCGGTCATCACGCCCGCGCTCATTACCGGAGCCTTTGCCGAACGCATGCGCTTCGGGGCTTTTCTGGTCTTCTCGACCCTGTGGCTTATCCTGGTCTACAGCCCCATGTGCCACTGGGTCTGGGGCGGCGGTTGGATGGGCAAGATGGGCGCCCTGGACTTCGCCGGCGGCGCGGTGGTGCACATGAGCTCCGCGGCGGCTGCCCTGGCCGGCGCCCTGGTGCTGGGCAAGCGCCGTGGCTTCGGCCGCGAGCCGCTCATGCCGCACAACCTGCCCATGACCATCCTGGGCGCGGGCATTCTCTGGTTCGGCTGGTTCGGCTTCAACGCGGGCTCGGCTCTGGCGGCTAACGGAACCGCGGCAAATGCCTTTGTTGCCACGCACTTGGCCTCGGCCGCAGCGGCCATGAGTTGGATCTTCGTCGAATGGCACCACCGCGGCAAGCCCACGACCCTGGGCGGCGCTTCCGGCGCAGTGGCTGGCCTGGTGGCCATCACCCCGGCCGCCGGCTTCGTGGGGCCCATGGCCGGCATCATCATCGGCGCGGTGGCCGGCGTGCTGTGCTACGGCGGCATCATGCTCAAGGGCAAATTCAAGTACGACGACGCCCTGGACGTTGTGGGCATCCATGGCGTGGGCGGCACCTGGGGCGCATTAGCCACGGGCATCTTCGCGACCATGAACGCCAAAGGCCTCATCGCCGGCAACCCCGGTCAGGTCTGGATACAGATAGTATCCATCGTGGCCACCTGGGCCTTCTGCTTCATCGTGAGCTACATCCTGTTCAAGCTCGTGGACGCCACCATCGGCCTAAGGATAAGCGAGGAAGACGAGGTTCGCGGCCTTGACGTGAGCGAACACAAGGAAGCCGGATACCAGATCTAA
- a CDS encoding MATE family efflux transporter: MFRFRYHGVGGYREVLTVSLPLVISMASNTLMQFTDRMFLASYSVDAIAAAMPAGMAAFLGIAFFMGTGGYANVFVAQYVGAGRPQRVGAALWQGIWFSLLASALLALLALPAESLFSLAGHPEAVRKLEVTYFQILALGAGFSVLGSVMSCFYTGRGQTRVVMLANVAGAALNVPLDYALINGAWGMPELGIAGAGIATIVSAAFICLILALLIFRRANEADFGVRSAWKPERELFGRLMRYGLPGGTQFCMDILAITFFIFMVGRLGRAELAATNIVFNISMLAFMPMIGVHVAVSTLVGQAIGRGKPEDGARATTSAVHISLLYMSLFGLAFLFLPEALLDLFRPADASDAEFAAIVETGIVLLRFVTLYNCFDAIGIIYSGAIRGAGDTIFVMKAIAVVALLGMFLPVTILSTFYQGNLYQLWACATLYISALGLAFALRYRQGAWRSMSVIESEPARLA; this comes from the coding sequence ATGTTCCGCTTCCGCTATCACGGCGTCGGTGGCTACCGCGAGGTGCTCACCGTCAGCCTGCCTCTTGTCATCAGCATGGCCTCGAACACACTCATGCAGTTCACGGACCGCATGTTCCTGGCCAGCTATTCCGTGGACGCCATTGCCGCGGCCATGCCCGCGGGCATGGCCGCGTTCCTGGGCATCGCCTTTTTCATGGGCACCGGCGGTTACGCCAACGTGTTCGTGGCCCAGTACGTGGGCGCGGGCAGGCCGCAGCGCGTGGGCGCGGCGCTATGGCAGGGCATCTGGTTCTCCCTGCTGGCCTCGGCTTTGCTGGCTCTGCTGGCCTTGCCGGCCGAGTCCCTGTTCTCGCTGGCCGGACATCCCGAAGCCGTGCGCAAGCTGGAGGTAACCTACTTCCAGATCCTGGCCCTAGGCGCGGGCTTCTCGGTGCTCGGCTCGGTGATGTCCTGTTTTTACACGGGCCGGGGCCAGACGCGCGTGGTCATGCTTGCCAACGTAGCCGGAGCCGCGCTCAACGTGCCGCTGGACTATGCACTCATCAACGGCGCCTGGGGCATGCCCGAGTTGGGCATCGCGGGCGCGGGAATAGCCACTATAGTCTCGGCGGCCTTTATCTGCCTTATCCTCGCCCTGCTCATCTTCCGACGCGCCAATGAGGCCGATTTCGGCGTGCGCAGCGCCTGGAAGCCGGAGCGTGAACTCTTCGGCCGGCTCATGCGCTACGGCTTGCCCGGCGGCACGCAATTCTGCATGGACATACTGGCCATCACCTTCTTCATCTTCATGGTCGGCAGACTGGGCCGAGCCGAGCTGGCGGCCACGAACATCGTCTTCAACATCTCCATGCTTGCCTTCATGCCCATGATCGGCGTGCACGTGGCCGTAAGCACTCTGGTTGGCCAAGCTATCGGCCGCGGCAAGCCCGAGGACGGCGCGCGCGCCACGACCAGCGCCGTGCATATCTCGCTATTGTACATGAGCCTGTTCGGCCTGGCCTTCCTGTTCTTGCCCGAAGCCCTGCTTGACCTGTTCCGGCCCGCCGACGCCTCAGACGCCGAGTTCGCGGCCATCGTGGAGACCGGCATCGTGCTGTTGCGCTTCGTGACCCTGTACAACTGCTTCGACGCCATCGGCATCATCTACTCCGGGGCTATCAGAGGCGCGGGAGACACCATCTTCGTCATGAAGGCCATCGCCGTGGTCGCGCTGCTGGGTATGTTCCTGCCCGTAACGATTCTGTCCACGTTCTATCAGGGGAATCTGTACCAGCTATGGGCCTGCGCCACCCTGTACATAAGCGCCCTGGGTCTAGCCTTCGCATTGCGCTACCGCCAGGGGGCCTGGCGCTCCATGAGCGTCATCGAGTCCGAGCCGGCGAGACTGGCCTGA
- a CDS encoding PAS domain S-box protein — MDKDLKTGPEPWAADGVEGCTVLGDARERQRLAFELCPEAMSINRLSDGVYLDVNQRFSELLGYERDEVLGRTSLGLDLWVDSGQRERFAQALRAAGRLEGFEASLLHRDGSSQRGDISARIVNLDCEPCVVSVFREMSRSRHAESQVGSNELERPDGDRSYRLLVDNAFEGIAVIREEHICFANPRFLQICGYSREELAHKSIFDLIHHEERGKILLRHKQRLSGVRMPMTYDMRGLCKSGQEIWLLVNSESIDWCGGSAVLICVSDISRQKLAEEALRKSQMLYQAIVEDQTELVCRFSPDTRLTFINDAFARFFGCAKDELLGMRFLDLVPEADQEDLSAYLAGFCRERPSNCLEHCVLSTNGRKTWLQRCDRALLDDDGQIVEFQCVGRDTTKRRLYEEQIVKSLQEKEILLREIHHRVKNNLQIISSLLHLQAATDQSGAHRDLFVESQNRILTMALVHEELYRSDDLASIDLLAYMRKLLDRLLSAMGDRRRIQGMVDGESVALTIDAAIPSGLIVNELVTNSFKHAFGQDAAGRISISVSRSGERAILEISDTGRGLPEGYDFRTAKSLGLQLVVRLVKQLHGSIELVPGAGTHFRLNFPVR; from the coding sequence ATGGACAAGGACTTGAAAACCGGCCCCGAACCATGGGCCGCAGATGGCGTAGAGGGCTGCACCGTCTTGGGCGATGCACGGGAACGCCAGCGACTGGCTTTTGAGCTTTGCCCCGAAGCCATGAGCATCAACCGACTGTCGGATGGTGTATATCTCGATGTCAATCAGCGTTTCAGCGAACTGCTCGGTTATGAACGCGATGAGGTGCTCGGCCGGACATCCTTGGGCCTGGACCTCTGGGTGGACTCGGGACAACGCGAGCGTTTTGCGCAGGCCTTGAGGGCCGCGGGCAGACTTGAGGGCTTCGAGGCTTCCCTGCTGCATAGGGATGGTTCCAGTCAGCGAGGGGATATCTCCGCGCGGATCGTCAACCTGGATTGCGAGCCCTGCGTGGTAAGTGTCTTTCGCGAAATGAGCCGTTCTCGGCATGCGGAATCCCAGGTCGGCTCCAACGAGCTTGAGCGCCCTGATGGCGACCGCTCCTACCGCCTGCTGGTGGACAATGCCTTCGAGGGCATCGCGGTTATCCGCGAGGAGCACATTTGCTTCGCTAACCCGCGCTTCTTGCAGATCTGCGGCTACTCTCGCGAGGAACTGGCGCACAAGTCCATTTTCGATTTGATCCATCACGAAGAGCGCGGCAAAATCCTGCTTCGCCACAAACAGCGGCTGAGCGGCGTGCGCATGCCCATGACCTACGATATGCGCGGATTGTGCAAGTCCGGACAGGAAATCTGGCTGTTGGTGAACTCGGAATCCATAGATTGGTGCGGCGGGTCTGCGGTGCTGATCTGCGTTTCGGACATCAGCCGGCAGAAGCTGGCCGAGGAGGCCTTGCGCAAGAGCCAGATGCTCTATCAAGCGATTGTCGAGGATCAGACCGAGTTGGTCTGCCGCTTCTCTCCCGACACCCGCCTGACCTTCATAAACGATGCTTTCGCTCGTTTTTTCGGCTGCGCCAAGGATGAACTCCTGGGTATGCGTTTTCTCGACCTCGTGCCCGAAGCGGATCAGGAAGACCTTAGCGCCTACCTTGCGGGTTTCTGCCGGGAGCGGCCGAGCAACTGTCTGGAGCATTGCGTGTTGTCGACAAACGGCCGCAAAACCTGGCTGCAGCGCTGCGACCGGGCCTTGTTGGATGATGACGGCCAGATAGTCGAGTTCCAGTGCGTGGGCCGAGACACGACCAAGCGCCGGCTCTACGAGGAACAGATCGTCAAGTCCCTGCAAGAAAAGGAAATCCTGCTGCGTGAGATCCATCATCGGGTCAAGAACAACCTGCAGATCATCTCCAGCCTACTGCATTTGCAGGCTGCCACGGATCAAAGCGGCGCCCATCGCGATCTATTCGTCGAGAGCCAGAACCGCATTCTGACCATGGCCCTGGTCCATGAAGAGTTGTACCGCTCCGACGACTTGGCTTCCATCGATCTGCTGGCCTACATGCGCAAGCTCCTGGACCGGCTGCTCAGCGCCATGGGCGACAGGCGCAGGATTCAGGGCATGGTCGACGGCGAAAGCGTGGCCCTGACCATCGACGCGGCCATTCCCAGCGGGCTCATCGTAAATGAACTGGTCACCAATTCCTTCAAACACGCCTTCGGTCAAGACGCGGCCGGGCGGATCTCCATCAGCGTCTCCCGTTCGGGCGAGAGGGCGATCCTGGAAATATCGGATACGGGCCGCGGCCTGCCCGAGGGCTACGATTTTCGGACAGCCAAGTCGCTTGGCCTGCAACTCGTGGTCAGACTGGTCAAGCAGTTGCACGGGAGCATCGAGTTAGTGCCAGGGGCGGGCACACATTTTCGCCTGAACTTTCCGGTGCGTTGA
- a CDS encoding EAL and HDOD domain-containing protein has product MSIWGYDLQAKEIHAGTALQMPPEDTGSLQEARDRRNVLRRILDRGARAILPVQERFLLQAVSFIAPPVQIGFRISASKPLSAAGLKEIERLKEEGHVILAEVSSEEADGGLLQVSDIICLDVAGLSPDGVRRRIKGWELFDATLMARGVADKSHLAEYRDMGFSLFTGAFFKTPEIIPGKVLSPHRASRLQIFQVMEQRDPNFADLANAIQADVSLSLRLLAYLNSAIFSMPVKITSIKQAITLLGWKKVRTWLRMVLLTDMLADDEDSELLFVSLQRGKFLELVTTQHPELHFDPGEMFLLGAFSLLETILGVPMKQILADLPLDERLKGTLCRRKTEYLPLLQLAELFEEPDWTELENLLQLLRLDFDKVALAVFTSSIWVEQFFETQEGLRH; this is encoded by the coding sequence ATGTCCATATGGGGCTACGACCTGCAAGCGAAAGAGATCCATGCCGGCACGGCCTTGCAGATGCCGCCCGAGGATACCGGTAGCCTCCAGGAGGCTCGCGACAGGCGCAATGTCCTGCGGCGCATCCTGGACCGCGGAGCCCGAGCCATCCTGCCCGTTCAGGAGCGATTCCTCCTGCAGGCGGTCAGCTTCATCGCTCCGCCGGTACAGATCGGCTTCCGTATCTCCGCATCCAAACCTCTGAGTGCGGCCGGCCTGAAGGAGATCGAGCGCCTGAAGGAAGAAGGCCACGTCATTTTGGCCGAGGTGAGTTCCGAGGAAGCCGACGGGGGCCTGCTGCAGGTCAGCGACATCATCTGTCTCGATGTCGCGGGCTTATCTCCGGACGGGGTTCGCCGCAGAATCAAGGGCTGGGAGCTCTTCGACGCCACGCTCATGGCCAGGGGCGTCGCCGACAAGTCGCATTTGGCCGAGTACCGCGACATGGGCTTCTCCCTGTTCACGGGCGCCTTCTTCAAGACTCCCGAGATCATTCCAGGCAAGGTCCTCTCGCCGCACAGGGCCTCACGGCTGCAAATATTCCAGGTAATGGAGCAGAGAGATCCCAACTTCGCCGACCTGGCCAACGCCATCCAGGCCGATGTTTCCCTAAGCCTGCGCCTGCTCGCCTACCTCAACTCGGCCATATTCTCCATGCCGGTCAAGATCACTTCCATCAAGCAGGCCATCACACTGCTAGGCTGGAAGAAGGTCAGGACGTGGTTGCGCATGGTGCTGTTGACGGACATGCTGGCCGACGACGAAGACAGCGAACTGCTTTTCGTATCGCTGCAAAGAGGCAAGTTCCTTGAGCTGGTGACCACGCAGCATCCGGAGCTGCACTTCGATCCGGGCGAGATGTTCCTGCTTGGCGCTTTTTCCCTGCTCGAAACCATTCTGGGCGTGCCCATGAAGCAAATCCTGGCGGACCTGCCCCTGGACGAAAGGCTCAAGGGAACCCTGTGCCGCCGCAAGACAGAGTACCTGCCTCTGCTGCAGCTCGCCGAGCTGTTCGAGGAGCCTGACTGGACGGAACTGGAAAACCTGCTCCAACTCCTGCGCCTGGATTTCGACAAGGTTGCCCTGGCCGTGTTCACGTCTTCGATCTGGGTCGAACAATTCTTCGAAACCCAGGAAGGGCTTCGGCATTGA
- a CDS encoding P-II family nitrogen regulator — translation MKKIEIIIRPFKLDEVKTALAGIGIQGMTVTEVKGFGRQRGHKEVYRGAEYQVDFVAKAKIEVVVEDALVPSVVDTACKAARTGQVGDGKIFVSHVDETVRIRTGETGEDAI, via the coding sequence ATGAAAAAGATCGAGATAATCATTCGCCCCTTCAAGCTCGATGAAGTCAAGACCGCCCTCGCCGGCATCGGCATTCAGGGCATGACCGTGACGGAAGTCAAAGGCTTCGGCCGCCAGCGGGGTCATAAAGAGGTCTATCGCGGGGCCGAGTACCAAGTGGATTTCGTGGCCAAGGCCAAGATCGAAGTCGTGGTCGAGGACGCGCTTGTTCCCAGCGTGGTCGATACGGCTTGCAAGGCCGCTCGCACCGGTCAGGTCGGCGACGGCAAGATCTTCGTTTCGCACGTGGATGAAACGGTGCGCATCCGCACCGGAGAGACGGGCGAGGACGCCATTTAG
- a CDS encoding peroxiredoxin family protein, giving the protein MWKPARGILIPVMFLLFMSQPDLSRAVPAVGQEFPDLRMSPPSTAEDAAYLGVKPSQPFTLSDVGSDFLLLEVMSALCPHCQADAPHMNEVFAAIQEQGLGKQLKVLALGVNNTEFELTLYRNKYGVPFPLIMDEEMVAVTQAGVAGTPTYFLLDLRGRSPQVLHVVEGRMDSPKKFLSNIRSAAGLEKTK; this is encoded by the coding sequence ATGTGGAAACCTGCACGCGGAATACTGATCCCGGTTATGTTCCTGCTCTTTATGTCGCAACCGGACCTGTCCAGGGCCGTGCCCGCAGTGGGCCAGGAATTCCCGGATCTGCGCATGTCGCCACCCTCCACGGCCGAGGATGCCGCATATCTGGGCGTGAAGCCAAGTCAGCCTTTCACTTTGTCGGATGTCGGGTCCGATTTCCTGCTGCTGGAAGTCATGAGCGCCCTGTGCCCGCACTGCCAGGCCGACGCGCCGCACATGAACGAGGTCTTCGCGGCGATTCAGGAGCAGGGCCTGGGGAAACAGCTCAAGGTCCTGGCATTGGGCGTGAACAACACGGAATTCGAGCTGACGCTATACCGCAACAAGTACGGCGTGCCTTTTCCGCTTATCATGGATGAGGAAATGGTAGCCGTGACCCAGGCCGGCGTGGCCGGCACGCCGACCTATTTCCTGCTTGACCTGCGCGGCCGGTCTCCGCAGGTGCTGCATGTCGTCGAGGGGCGCATGGACAGCCCCAAGAAATTCCTTTCGAATATTCGCTCCGCAGCCGGTCTGGAGAAGACAAAATGA
- a CDS encoding redoxin domain-containing protein, whose translation MIHNANAERLSGLSVLEQSAADPRGLQKAFNHSRIVVGRAWRDEPLPAPRRKVLFAVQALLLALVLALVAAAPAPAQTTRIAPKSGHEGHDQGGLIWDPGKLPPRASKLKVQVGDMAPDFTLPSISGQDVSLSDFRGKKNVVLSFVPAAWTPVCSEQWPGYNLGREEIQTRDAVILGISVDNIPTLHAWAETMGKCWFPVLSDFHPQGEVASRYGVLRPEGFTERALFIIDKQGVIRYAEVVDINKVPRLETLIDELDRINKAQ comes from the coding sequence ATGATCCACAATGCGAACGCCGAACGACTTTCGGGCCTGAGCGTATTGGAGCAGTCCGCTGCCGACCCGCGCGGACTCCAGAAGGCGTTTAATCATAGCCGAATCGTGGTGGGTAGGGCCTGGAGAGATGAGCCACTCCCGGCACCGAGGCGAAAGGTCTTGTTCGCCGTCCAGGCTCTTCTGCTGGCCCTGGTCCTTGCGCTGGTCGCCGCCGCTCCCGCTCCTGCCCAGACAACGCGCATTGCGCCGAAGAGCGGTCATGAAGGACACGATCAGGGTGGACTTATCTGGGATCCGGGCAAGCTCCCGCCTCGGGCCAGCAAGTTGAAGGTGCAGGTGGGCGACATGGCCCCGGACTTTACCTTGCCTTCCATTTCCGGCCAGGATGTCAGCCTGAGTGATTTTCGCGGCAAGAAGAACGTGGTGCTGTCCTTCGTGCCCGCGGCCTGGACTCCTGTCTGTTCCGAGCAGTGGCCGGGCTATAATCTTGGCCGCGAGGAGATCCAGACGCGCGACGCCGTGATTCTGGGCATCAGCGTGGACAACATTCCGACCCTGCACGCTTGGGCCGAAACCATGGGCAAATGCTGGTTTCCCGTTCTCTCGGACTTCCATCCCCAGGGCGAGGTGGCCTCGCGCTACGGCGTGCTGCGGCCCGAGGGCTTTACCGAGCGTGCCTTATTCATTATCGATAAGCAGGGCGTCATCCGCTACGCCGAGGTTGTCGATATCAACAAGGTGCCCAGGTTGGAGACACTCATTGATGAGTTGGACCGCATAAACAAAGCACAATAG